One window of the Haloarcula halobia genome contains the following:
- a CDS encoding CBS domain-containing protein has translation MQVRDLMSTDVVTVPVGATLADAVRRLLEEEVGSVIVVDGEGDPVGIVTESDALGLALETDDPLSSLSVEAVGHRPVVTTTPSTAVSTVARTMTDEGVKKVPVVDGIDLVGMVTLSDVVWHLTELRTELSNAASLRAEWDPT, from the coding sequence ATGCAGGTTCGTGACCTCATGTCGACCGACGTCGTGACGGTCCCGGTCGGTGCCACGCTCGCAGACGCCGTCCGCCGGTTGCTCGAGGAGGAGGTAGGCTCCGTGATCGTCGTCGACGGCGAGGGGGACCCCGTCGGTATCGTCACTGAATCGGACGCGCTGGGACTCGCGCTGGAGACCGACGACCCGCTCTCCTCGCTCTCCGTGGAGGCCGTCGGTCATCGGCCGGTCGTGACGACGACCCCGTCCACGGCCGTCTCGACCGTTGCACGGACGATGACCGACGAGGGCGTCAAGAAAGTGCCCGTCGTCGACGGCATCGACCTCGTGGGTATGGTCACGCTCTCGGACGTCGTCTGGCACCTCACGGAACTGCGGACCGAGCTCTCCAACGCCGCCTCGCTCCGGGCGGAGTGGGACCCGACCTGA
- the dinB gene encoding DNA polymerase IV, whose product MDAARLPGTGGPDQVVAHVDVDCFYAACERRREPALEGEPVVVGMGYEADEAHGAVATASYEAREYGVESAMPISQALSALPRKVDAAGDPDLDVDEAGFYRPVDMEVYESVADEVREIIHDEAAVVREVSIDEAYLDVTDTVGWDGVDAWASDLKARIHDEVGVVASVGVAPTMSAAKVASDREKPDGLVVVRPGEVRGFFADLPVEEVHGVGPVTARELGELGVETAGDLATADPEVLERRFGERGREIRRFARGEDERQVTPRGNPKSLSRESAFTDATADAETVRRRVRTLAEAVADRASRKAAQYQTIGIKVVVPPYDVNTRARSLPGPVDDPELVESVALDLLSEFEDTAVRKVGVRVSNLDFAAGEQASLDGFDGDGTGSDRSVGDPERKPDQPSLDAFSDGGESAETGADHQASDSDAFPGRRPDGQTTLWEFV is encoded by the coding sequence ATGGACGCCGCGCGACTTCCGGGCACGGGCGGCCCCGACCAGGTGGTCGCGCACGTCGACGTGGACTGTTTCTACGCCGCGTGCGAGCGCCGCCGGGAACCCGCACTCGAGGGCGAACCCGTCGTCGTCGGGATGGGCTACGAGGCCGACGAGGCCCACGGCGCGGTGGCGACCGCGAGCTACGAGGCCCGCGAGTACGGCGTCGAGTCGGCCATGCCTATCTCACAGGCGCTCTCGGCCCTGCCCCGGAAGGTGGACGCCGCGGGCGATCCGGACCTGGACGTCGATGAGGCGGGCTTTTACCGCCCCGTGGACATGGAGGTCTACGAGTCGGTGGCCGACGAGGTCCGCGAGATAATCCACGACGAGGCGGCCGTCGTCCGCGAGGTGAGCATCGACGAGGCGTACCTCGACGTGACCGACACTGTCGGCTGGGACGGGGTGGACGCGTGGGCCAGCGACCTGAAGGCACGGATCCACGACGAGGTTGGCGTCGTCGCCAGCGTCGGCGTCGCGCCGACGATGAGCGCCGCGAAGGTCGCCAGCGACCGGGAGAAACCCGACGGCCTGGTCGTCGTCCGCCCGGGCGAGGTACGCGGGTTCTTCGCCGACCTCCCCGTCGAGGAGGTCCACGGCGTCGGCCCGGTGACCGCGCGCGAACTGGGCGAACTCGGCGTCGAGACGGCGGGCGACCTCGCGACGGCCGACCCCGAGGTGCTCGAACGGCGCTTCGGCGAGCGTGGGCGCGAGATCCGCCGGTTCGCCCGCGGCGAGGACGAACGCCAGGTCACGCCACGCGGGAACCCCAAGAGTCTCTCGCGGGAGTCTGCGTTCACCGACGCGACAGCGGACGCCGAGACGGTTCGCCGCCGTGTCCGGACGCTCGCGGAGGCCGTCGCCGACCGCGCCTCGCGGAAGGCGGCACAGTACCAGACCATCGGCATCAAGGTCGTCGTCCCGCCCTACGACGTCAACACGCGGGCTCGGTCGCTCCCCGGGCCCGTCGACGACCCGGAGCTCGTCGAGTCGGTGGCGCTGGACCTGCTTTCGGAGTTCGAGGACACCGCCGTCAGGAAGGTGGGCGTCCGCGTCTCGAACCTCGATTTCGCTGCCGGCGAACAGGCCAGTCTCGACGGGTTCGACGGCGACGGGACGGGGAGCGACCGATCTGTCGGTGACCCCGAACGGAAGCCCGACCAGCCTTCGCTCGACGCGTTCTCCGACGGGGGCGAATCCGCGGAGACCGGTGCCGACCACCAGGCGTCGGACTCCGACGCGTTCCCGGGACGCCGCCCCGACGGACAGACGACGCTCTGGGAGTTCGTCTGA